A region of the Vallitalea okinawensis genome:
AAAATTACTTATACATCTTGAATTCTTGCACTTAAACATGCCAGTGACATCCCCTGGTATCTCTACTTTCTTCTTTTCAATAATCTTATTATCATCAATAATATTAACAGTAATGTTGGAATCAATTAACCCCAATAATGTTAAATCAATATCCATAACATTTTCAATTTTAATAATGTCCTTTTTTTGGCTAATATTACTTGAAACATTCATTAAGAGAACA
Encoded here:
- a CDS encoding aspartate carbamoyltransferase regulatory subunit, encoding MLKVNSINRGIVIDHIPVGKGIKIFDKLKLNEADFPVVLLMNVSSNISQKKDIIKIENVMDIDLTLLGLIDSNITVNIIDDNKIIEKKKVEIPGDVTGMFKCKNSRCISNFDDYVTPKFKLVHKNSKLLYSCEYCDELTTYVL